A section of the Cottoperca gobio chromosome 17, fCotGob3.1, whole genome shotgun sequence genome encodes:
- the LOC115022728 gene encoding monocyte chemotactic protein 1B-like yields MTSLAFVSLLLVAIMVSTTSAKGGIANCCRRLSTTQIQRDGLKSYYKQYKSACPIHAVVFTTLKNMKICSDPKKLWTKTSMAYIDRKNWQHKRST; encoded by the exons ATGACAAGTCTTGCCTTTGTCTCGCTTCTCCTTGTAGCTATCATGGTGTCCACAACCTCAGCTAAGG GTGGGATAGCCAATTGTTGTCGAAGACTTTCAACAACTCAAATCCAACGAGACGGGCTGAAGAGTTACTACAAACAATATAAATCGGCATGCCCTATACACGCAGTGGT ATTCACCACGCTGAAAAACATGAAGATCTGCTCTGACCCCAAGAAATTGTGGACAAAGACCAGCATGGCCTACATAGACAGAAAGAACTGGCAACACAAACGTTCTACCTGA